A part of Gossypium hirsutum isolate 1008001.06 chromosome A07, Gossypium_hirsutum_v2.1, whole genome shotgun sequence genomic DNA contains:
- the LOC107952882 gene encoding long-chain-alcohol oxidase FAO2, producing the protein MEIGNHETGDAHPLLRGGRRKTTYTHGFSSAQIRSLAATCEALIPPLPLDSAHQASSLDAFYKASGAEPPLPDEVAEMMVKRVVEPRVLSFVKVVLAVISFRLGALLLCGWDCCDWKWPFIHKFSELPVERREKILMKWSSNGHHRLPLRAVFALIKTYCLFIFFSMTDENSENPSWKAIGYNVDKRQKRVSSPHGRKGIIETMHEDDSTFVQSLTEKGLQVTEDPDHNVFKIKCDVVIVGSGCGGGVAAAVLASSGHKVVVIEKGNYFATTDYTSLEGPSMSELYEYGGFLTTTNGKFMIMAGSTVGGGSAINWSASIKTPNNVLKEWSLGHKIPLFRSSEYENAMDAVYQRLGVTENCTEEGLQNQVLRKGCENLGLKVEAVPRNSPQDHYCGSCNLGCRTGDKKGTATTWLVDAQGCGAVILTACKADRLILANNNEDARRRKKCLGVVATSLNKNLTKKLQFEAKTTISACGSVLTPPLMISSGLKNPNIGRNLHLHPALVAWGYFPEDETGIKGKSYEGGIITSFHRIVSEESNNVHAIIQAPALGPASFAAISPWVSGRELKERMVRYPRLAHLFTLIRDQGSGEVMEEGKIKYRLSEVDKENLKIGLRQVLRVLIAAGAVEVGTYRSDGQRIKCKGLTEESLQEFLDNVPVVGGLSSKDEYWTLYITAHQIGSCRMGATEEEGAVDENGQSWEAEGLFVCDASVLPTAIGVNPMITIQSTSYCISNKIAQLLKKE; encoded by the exons ATGGAAATCGGAAACCATGAAACCGGTGATGCTCATCCTTTGCTGAGAGGGGGTAGGAGAAAAACTACATACACCCATGGTTTCTCTTCAGCTCAAATCCGATCACTTGCTGCCACCTGTGAAGCTTTAATCCCTCCTCTCCCACTTGATTCAGCCCACCAGGCTTCTTCCCTTGATGCTTTCTACAAAGCTTCTGGGGCTGAGCCTCCACTTCCTGATGAG GTAGCAGAGATGATGGTGAAGAGGGTGGTTGAACCCAGGGTACTCTCGTTTGTGAAAGTAGTATTGGCAGTTATATCGTTTAGATTGGGCGCATTGTTGCTTTGCGGGTGGGATTGCTGTGACTGGAAATGGCCATTCATTCACAAGTTTTCGGAACTGCCagtggagagaagagaaaaaatacTAATGAAATGGTCAAGCAATGGCCATCATCGCTTACCTCTAAGAGCTGTTTTTGCATTGATCAAAACTTACTGCTTGTTCATCTTTTTCTCCATG ACTGATGAAAACTCAGAGAACCCATCATGGAAAGCAATAGGATACAACGTAGACAAGCGGCAGAAAAGGGTATCTTCTCCTCATGGGCGAAAGGGTATTATAGAAACAATGCACGAAGATGACTCCACCTTCGTTCAATCCCTCACTGAAAAAGGCCTTCAAGTCACGGAAGATCCAGATCACAACGTCTTCAAGATCAAATGTGATGTAGTGATTGTTGGGTCTGGTTGCGGTGGAGGGGTTGCTGCGGCAGTTCTTGCAAGCTCAGGCCATAAAGTGGTTGTTATTGAGAAAGGCAACTATTTTGCAACTACAGATTATACTTCTCTAGAAGGTCCCTCTATGTCAGAGCTTTATGAGTATGGAGGCTTTTTGACAACCACCAACGGGAAATTTATGATCATGGCTGGCTCAACAGTTGGAGGGGGTTCCGCTATTAATTGGTCTGCATCAATCAAAACTCCCAATAACGTGCTCAAAGAGTGGTCCCTGGGTCATAAAATTCCACTCTTTCGTAGCTCTGAATATGAAAATGCGATGGATGCCGTGTACCAGAGGCTCGGTGTTACAGAAAATTGTACGGAAGAAGGGTTACAAAATCAAGTTCTTAGAAAAGGGTGTGAGAATCTTGGGTTGAAAGTGGAAGCAGTTCCGAGGAATTCACCGCAGGATCATTACTGTGGTTCCTGCAATCTTGGGTGTAGAACAGGAGACAAGAAAGGAACTGCTACCACTTGGCTGGTTGATGCGCAAGGTTGTGGTGCTGTGATCCTAACAGCATGCAAAGCTGATAGGCTTATCTTGGCGAATAACAATGAGGATGcgaggagaagaaagaaatgcCTGGGTGTGGTTGCCACATCTTTGAACAAAAATCTGACCAAGAAGCTGCAATTTGAGGCTAAAACAACGATTTCAGCATGTGGATCTGTACTGACTCCTCCTTTGATGATATCTAGTGGGTTAAAAAACCCAAATATTGGCAGGAACCTTCATTTGCATCCAGCGCTTGTAGCTTGGGGATACTTTCCAGAAGATGAAACAGGTATCAAAGGCAAAAGCTACGAGGGCGGAATCATAACTTCATTCCACAGGATTGTTTCAGAAGAATCCAATAATGTCCATGCAATCATCCAAGCTCCTGCACTAGGACCAGCATCGTTCGCAGCCATATCTCCATGGGTTTCAGGGAGGGAGCTGAAGGAAAGAATGGTGAGGTATCCAAGATTGGCTCACCTTTTCACGCTGATAAGAGACCAGGGTTCAGGAGAAGTAATGGAAGAAGGGAAGATCAAGTATCGGTTGAGTGAAGTGGATAAAGAAAATCTAAAGATTGGGTTGAGACAGGTGTTAAGGGTTCTGATTGCAGCTGGGGCAGTGGAAGTGGGAACCTATCGAAGCGATGGCCAGAGAATTAAATGCAAAGGTCTTACAGAAGAAAGTTTGCAGGAGTTTTTGGATAACGTTCCCGTGGTAGGAGGGCTTAGTTCCAAGGATGAGTATTGGACCCTCTATATTACAGCTCATCAGATAGGAAGTTGTAGAATGGGCGCAACCGAGGAAGAGGGTGCTGTGGATGAGAATGGTCAGAGTTGGGAAGCTGAAGGTTTGTTTGTTTGCGATGCTAGTGTCCTGCCAACTGCAATTGGAGTCAATCCCATGATCACCATACAATCCACCTCCTACTGCATTTCCAACAAGATTGCACAATTGTTGAAGAAGGAATAA
- the LOC107952883 gene encoding succinate--CoA ligase [ADP-forming] subunit beta, mitochondrial, with translation MRGLMNKLVSRSLSVAGKWQQQQLRRLNIHEYQGADLMNKYGINVPKGVAVSTIDEVKEAVKSAFPNENELVVKSQILAGGRGLGTFQNGFKGGVHIVKADQVEDIAGKMLGQILVTKQTGPQGKVVGKVYLCEKLSLVNEMYFAITLDRKTAGPLIIACSKGGTSIEDLAEKYPDMIIKVPVDVFKGITDEDAARVVDGLAPKVADRNDSIEQVKKLYKLFCERDCTLLEINPLAETSSNQLVAADAKLNFDDNAAFRQKEIFALRDPSQEDPREVAAAKADLNYIGLDGEIGCMVNGAGLAMATMDIIKFHGGTPANFLDVGGNASEGQVVEAFKILTSDDKVKAILVNIFGGIMKCDVIASGIVNAAKQVALKVPVVVRLEGTNVDQGKRILKESGMTLITAEDLDDAAEKAVKAASK, from the exons ATGAGAGGATTAATGAACAAGCTAGTGTCCCGCTCTCTCTCTGTCGCCGGCAAATGGCAGCAACAGCAGCTCCGCCGTCTCAACATTCACGAAtatcag GGTGCTGACTTGATGAACAAATATGGAATTAACGTGCCGAAAGGAGTTGCGGTTTCTACTATCGATGAAGTTAAAGAAGCAGTCAAATCTGCCTTCCCCAATGAAAATGAG TTGGTTGTTAAAAGTCAAATTTTGGCTGGTGGAAGAGGCTTGGGAACATTCCAAAATGGTTTTAAGGGTGGAGTTCACATCGTTAAGGCTGACCAAGTTGAAGATATTGCTG GGAAGATGCTTGGCCAGATACTTGTTACCAAACAAACTGGCCCCCAAGGCAAAGTTGTCGGCAAG GTTTACCTGTGTGAAAAATTGTCACTTGTGAATGAGATGTACTTTGCTATCACTCTGGATCGTAAAACTGCGGGTCCG CTTATAATTGCCTGCAGCAAGGGAGGAACCAGCATTGAAGACCTTGCAGAGAAATATCCTGATATGATTATTAAG GTACCTGTTGATGTCTTCAAGGGAATTACTGATGAAGATGCTGCCAGAGTTGTTGATGGTTTGGCTCCCAAGGTTGCCGATAGAAATGATTCTATTGAACAAGTGAAGAAACTATATAAGCTTTTCTGTGAACGTGATTGCACGTTGTTGGAA ATCAATCCTCTTGCTGAGACTTCTAGCAACCAATTAGTAGCTGCTGATGCAAAGTTGAACTTTGATGATAATGCTGCCTTTCGTCAAAAGGAGATATTTGCTCTCCGTGATCCATCTCAAGAGGATCCTCGGGAG GTTGCTGCTGCCAAAGCTGATTTAAATTACATTGGGTTAGATGGAGAAATTGGTTGCATGGTGAATGGTGCAGGGTTGGCGATGGCTACAATGGATATAATTAAATTTCATGGAGGAACTCCTGCCAATTTTCTGGATGTAGGTGGAAATGCTTCTGAAGGCCAG GTGGTCGAGGCATTTAAGATTTTGACTTCTGATGATAAAGTGAAAGCCATTTTGGTGAATATATTTGGAGGAATAATGAAATGTGATGTGATTGCAAGTGGGATCGTCAATGCTGCCAAACAG GTGGCCCTAAAAGTTCCTGTGGTGGTCCGTCTTGAAGGCACCAATGTTGACCAAGGAAAGCGAATTTTGAAG GAAAGTGGAATGACACTAATTACAGCAGAAGATTTGGATGATGCTGCAGAGAAAGCAGTTAAGGCAGCCAGCAAATGA
- the LOC107952885 gene encoding succinate--CoA ligase [ADP-forming] subunit beta, mitochondrial, with protein MRGLMNKLVSRSLSVAGKWQQQQLRRLNIHEYQGADLMNKYGINVPKGVAVSTIDEVKEAVKSAFPNENELVVKSQILAGGRGLGTFQNGFKGGVHIVKADQVEDIAGKMLGQILVTKQTGPQGKVVGKVYLCEKLSLVNEMYFAITLDRKTAGPLIIACSKGGTSIEDLAEKYPDMIIKVPVDVFKGITDEDAARVVDGLASKVADRNDSIEQVKKLYKLFCERDCTLLEINPLAETSGNQLVAADAKLNFDDNAAFRQKEIFALRDPSQEDPREVAAAKADLNYIGLDGEIGCMVNGAGLAMATMDIIKFHGGTPANFLDVGGNASEGQVVEAFKILTSDDKVKAILVNIFGGIMKCDVIASGIVNAAKQVALKVPVVVRLEGTNVDQGKQILKESGMTLITAEDLDKAAEKAVKAASKREI; from the exons ATGAGAGGATTAATGAACAAGCTAGTGTCCCGCTCTCTCTCTGTCGCCGGCAAATGGCAGCAACAGCAACTCCGCCGTCTCAACATTCACGAATATcag GGTGCTGACTTGATGAACAAATATGGAATTAACGTGCCGAAAGGAGTTGCGGTTTCTACTATCGATGAAGTTAAAGAAGCAGTCAAATCTGCCTTCCCCAATGAAAATGAG TTGGTTGTTAAAAGTCAAATTTTGGCTGGTGGAAGAGGCTTGGGAACATTCCAAAATGGTTTTAAGGGTGGAGTTCACATCGTTAAGGCTGACCAAGTTGAAGATATTGCTG GGAAGATGCTTGGCCAGATACTTGTTACCAAACAAACTGGCCCCCAAGGCAAAGTTGTCGGCAAG GTTTACCTGTGTGAAAAATTGTCACTTGTGAATGAGATGTACTTTGCTATCACTCTGGATCGTAAAACTGCGGGTCCG CTTATAATTGCCTGCAGCAAGGGAGGAACCAGCATTGAAGACCTTGCAGAGAAATATCCTGATATGATTATTAAG GTACCTGTTGATGTCTTCAAAGGGATTACTGATGAAGATGCTGCCAGAGTTGTTGATGGTTTGGCTTCCAAGGTTGCCGATAGAAATGATTCTATTGAACAAGTGAAGAAACTATATAAGCTTTTCTGTGAACGTGATTGCACGTTGTTGGAA ATCAATCCTCTTGCTGAGACTTCTGGCAACCAATTAGTAGCTGCTGATGCGAAGTTGAACTTTGATGATAATGCTGCCTTTCGTCAAAAGGAGATATTTGCTCTCCGTGATCCATCTCAAGAGGATCCTCGGGAG GTTGCCGCTGCCAAAGCTGATTTAAATTACATTGGGTTAGATGGAGAAATTGGTTGCATGGTGAATGGTGCAGGGTTGGCGATGGCTACAATGGATATAATTAAATTTCATGGAGGAACTCCTGCCAATTTTCTGGATGTAGGTGGAAATGCTTCTGAAGGCCAG GTGGTCGAGGCATTTAAGATTTTGACTTCTGATGATAAAGTGAAAGCCATTTTGGTGAATATATTTGGAGGAATAATGAAATGTGATGTGATTGCAAGTGGGATCGTCAATGCTGCCAAACAG GTGGCCCTAAAAGTTCCTGTGGTGGTCCGTCTTGAAGGTACCAATGTTGACCAGGGAAAGCAAATTTTGAAG GAAAGTGGAATGACACTAATTACAGCAGAAGATTTGGATAAAGCTGCAGAGAAAGCAGTTAAGGCAGCCAGCAAACGAGAAATTTAA